In Silene latifolia isolate original U9 population chromosome 3, ASM4854445v1, whole genome shotgun sequence, a single window of DNA contains:
- the LOC141648025 gene encoding protein disulfide isomerase-like 1-6, producing MLTKNPILNLTIITLILISITTFSLSNELDDEADDFDELEQLLSIDEQQDQEQQQQSLSSPSSSSSGDAKVLSKAQRIVVELNNDNTQKTIDKNEQVLILGYTPWCPRSAELMPQFAQAANFLNDLGSSLLMAKLDAERFPKTASSLGIKGYPTLLLFNNGTSQPYTGGFTSEEIVIWAQKKTGKPVVRVSSVAEAEALVKKYSILVFGLFEAFEGPDYEEFVNAAVEDNEIQFVETNSYEAANHIFPDVKLSKPFIGLIKSEPEKYTSFEEPLKTEKILQFLNYNKFPLVTTLTELNSVKVYSSQTKLQVYVFAETDEFKPLLQPLQEVAKKFKTKIMLIYVDITEDNLAKPFLTMLGLEDSSKTVVAAFDSKISSKYLLESEPTPSNIEEFCSGLLDGTVPLYYKSQAIPDNTNASVVVAVGKTLNDLVFSSSKNVLLEVYIPWCPACDVTTKQVEKLAKHFKGLENLTFARIDASANEHPKLQVTDYPTLLFYPAADKSTSVKLSTKSGLKEMAAFIKKNVKAEVEVAKDEL from the exons ATGCTGACCAAAAACCCCATTTTAAATCTCACAATTATCACACTAATCCTCATCTCAATCACCACATTTTCCCTCTCAAACGAATTAGATGATGAAGCTGATGATTTTGATGAACTTGAACAACTCTTATCAATCGACGAACAACAAGaccaagaacaacaacaacaatctttatcttctccatcatcatcatcatctggaGATGCGAAAGTATTGAGCAAAGCACAGAGAATTGTTGTAGAATTGAACAATGATAATACCCAgaaaacaattgacaaaaatgaGCAAGTTTTGATATTGGGTTATACACCATGGTGTCCTAGAAGTGCTGAATTAATGCCTCAATTCGCTCAAGCTGCTAATTTCTTAAATGATTTGGGTTCTTCCCTTTTAATGGCTAAGCTTGATGCTGAAAGATTTCCCAAAACGGCGTCGTCTTTGGGTATTAAGGGTTATCCTACTTTGCTCTTGTTTAACAATGGCACTTCTCAGCCTTACACTGGTGGATTTACTTC GGAGGAAATAGtgatatgggcacaaaagaagaCCGGTAAACCAGTTGTTAGAGTGAGTTCTGTTGCTGAAGCTGAGGCATTAGTTAAGAAGTACAGTATTTTAGTTTTCGGGCTCTTTGAGGCATTTGAG GGTCCTGATTACGAAGAATTTGTCAACGCTGCAGTGGAGGACAATGAAATCCAGTTTGTAGAAACAAATTCCTATGAGGCTGCAAATCATATCTTCCCTGATGTCAAACTGTCAAAGCCATTCATTGGCCTCATCAAAAGTGAGCCAGAAAAATACACCAGCTTTG AGGAGCCTCTGAAGACGGAGAAGATACTGCAGTTTTTGAATTATAACAAGTTCCCATTGGTCACTACACTAACAGAGTTAAATTCTGTTAAAGTCTACTCCAGTCAAACTAAACTCCAG GTTTATGTTTTTGCCGAAACTGATGAGTTCAAGCCCCTTCTTCAGCCTCTTCAAGAAGTTGCCAAAAAATTTAAGACAAAG ATAATGCTCATATATGTCGATATTACCGAGGATAACTTGGCTAAACCATTCCTGACTATGTTGGGACTTGAAGACTCGAGTAAAACAGTT GTGGCTGCTTTTGACAGCAAGATTAGCTCAAAGTATCTATTGGAATCGGAACCAACACCTAGCAACATAGAA GAGTTCTGCTCCGGGCTGTTAGATGGGACTGTTCCATTGTATTATAAGTCACAGGCTATACCAGATAAT ACAAATGCTAGCGTCGTCGTTGCTGTTGGAAAGACATTGAATGACCTGGTTTTCAGCAGCTCGAAAAATGTTCTGCTCGAG GTGTATATACCATGGTGTCCTGCTTGTGACGTTACAACCAAGCAGGTGGAAAAGCTGGCTAAGCATTTTAAAGGATTGGAAAATTTAACCTTTGCAAGAATTGATGCTTCTGCTAATGAGCATCCAAAACTTCAG GTTACTGACTACCCAACGCTGCTGTTTTATCCCGCAGCTGATAAATCAACTTCG GTTAAACTGTCGACTAAATCAGGATTGAAGGAAATGGCAGCATTTATCAAGAAAAACGTGAAAGCTGAAGTTGAGGTAGCAAAGGATGAATTGTAG